A genomic window from Companilactobacillus alimentarius DSM 20249 includes:
- the rpmI gene encoding 50S ribosomal protein L35 translates to MPKQKTHRASAKRFKKTANGGWKRMHAYTSHRFHGKTKKQRRQLAKPGMVSSSDMKRIKQMLATY, encoded by the coding sequence ATGCCTAAACAAAAAACACACCGTGCATCAGCAAAGAGATTTAAGAAAACTGCTAATGGTGGTTGGAAGAGAATGCATGCTTACACAAGTCACCGTTTCCACGGTAAGACAAAGAAGCAACGTCGTCAATTGGCTAAGCCAGGTATGGTAAGTTCAAGTGATATGAAACGTATCAAACAAATGTTAGCTACATACTAA
- the dnaI gene encoding primosomal protein DnaI, translating to MDNLGSRLAEYLNSKNLTEDYRRLLNNALNDPDVQKFLKENENKINSDAISTSAASIYEFYNNKNHASELSKGYYPKLIVSNHNIEVAYYPNERTQNREKRNQYESSFVLMDMAPDIRRAKLDDYDGEGRQDALAQALDFIDNYLHSKTFTPGLFLAGDFGVGKTYLLGAIANELFKHDVHTTLVHFPTFAVEMKDSIGQNNVLAKVNKIKVADILMLDDIGADTMSSWIRDEVLGVILQYRMQENLPTFFSSNFSMKEFEQHLSVNQRGEEEPVKAKRIMERVKYLSREVIVTGQNRRFKK from the coding sequence ATGGACAATTTAGGTAGTAGATTAGCAGAATATTTGAATTCAAAAAATTTGACGGAGGATTATCGCCGTCTTCTTAATAATGCTTTGAATGATCCCGATGTACAGAAATTTTTAAAAGAAAATGAAAATAAAATCAATTCCGATGCGATTTCTACTAGTGCGGCTAGTATTTATGAATTTTATAATAATAAAAATCATGCAAGTGAGTTGAGTAAGGGGTATTATCCTAAACTAATTGTTAGTAATCACAATATTGAAGTTGCTTATTATCCTAATGAACGAACTCAAAATCGAGAAAAGAGAAATCAATATGAATCAAGTTTCGTCTTGATGGACATGGCTCCAGACATTCGTCGTGCCAAACTGGATGATTATGATGGTGAAGGCCGCCAAGATGCGTTGGCACAAGCATTAGATTTTATTGATAATTATTTACATTCAAAAACATTTACCCCAGGTCTGTTCTTGGCTGGCGATTTTGGCGTTGGTAAGACGTATCTTCTTGGTGCAATTGCGAATGAACTATTTAAGCATGACGTTCATACGACCTTGGTGCATTTTCCAACCTTTGCTGTGGAGATGAAGGATTCTATTGGTCAAAATAACGTTTTAGCAAAAGTTAATAAGATTAAGGTTGCTGATATTTTGATGCTGGATGATATTGGTGCGGATACGATGTCCAGTTGGATCAGGGATGAAGTTTTGGGAGTTATCTTGCAGTATCGGATGCAGGAAAATTTGCCAACTTTCTTTTCATCTAACTTTTCCATGAAAGAATTTGAACAGCATTTGTCCGTGAATCAACGTGGCGAAGAGGAACCTGTGAAAGCCAAACGTATCATGGAACGAGTTAAGTATCTTTCACGTGAAGTCATTGTAACTGGTCAGAATAGAAGATTTAAAAAATAA
- a CDS encoding nicotinate-nucleotide adenylyltransferase yields the protein MDTQKQLLTKAKLEFHSNLPKKHVGILGGTFNPIHLGHLLIAEQVYEQLCLDKVLFLPDKIPPHRGVQKTLPSISSDDRINMIKLAIRDNMHFDLDLTDVNRGGISYTYETIKLLKEYNPNTEYYFIIGGDMVENLSKWSHIDELIQMIHFVGVCRKGFEKKSKYPILWVNTPELEISSSMIRERVKKGKSIKYLVPDDVAWYIKDRGLYNE from the coding sequence ATGGATACTCAAAAACAACTATTAACTAAAGCAAAATTAGAATTTCATAGTAATTTACCTAAAAAGCATGTTGGTATTTTGGGAGGGACATTTAATCCTATTCATTTAGGCCACCTATTGATTGCTGAGCAGGTTTATGAACAGCTTTGTCTTGATAAGGTCTTATTTTTACCAGACAAAATACCGCCACATCGGGGGGTACAAAAAACTCTACCTTCAATTAGTAGCGATGATCGAATTAATATGATTAAATTGGCTATTCGTGATAACATGCATTTTGATTTGGACTTAACTGATGTCAATCGTGGCGGAATCAGCTATACTTATGAGACCATCAAATTATTAAAAGAATATAATCCGAATACGGAATATTATTTTATTATTGGTGGCGATATGGTTGAGAATTTATCGAAATGGTCACATATTGATGAGTTAATCCAAATGATTCATTTTGTAGGAGTTTGTCGAAAGGGCTTTGAGAAAAAATCAAAGTACCCTATACTTTGGGTAAACACACCTGAATTAGAAATTAGTTCAAGTATGATTCGTGAGCGCGTTAAAAAGGGTAAATCCATTAAATATTTGGTTCCAGATGACGTTGCTTGGTATATCAAAGACCGGGGGCTATATAATGAATGA
- a CDS encoding YhbY family RNA-binding protein: MIIKGKKNRYLRSQAATMKPAIQVGRDGLSENLLNQLEILINKDEIIKVSLLQNTMVEPQDLIDALNDFDDQIVHIQTIGSKMVLYKKAPKIKNRKYSIELEKM, translated from the coding sequence ATGATAATAAAAGGAAAAAAGAATCGTTACTTGAGAAGTCAAGCCGCTACTATGAAGCCAGCTATTCAAGTTGGTCGTGATGGTTTAAGCGAGAATCTTTTGAATCAATTAGAAATTTTGATCAATAAAGATGAAATTATCAAAGTGTCACTCTTGCAAAATACGATGGTAGAACCACAGGATTTGATTGATGCTTTGAATGATTTTGATGATCAAATTGTTCATATTCAAACTATCGGTTCCAAAATGGTACTTTATAAAAAAGCTCCTAAGATCAAGAACCGTAAATACTCAATCGAATTAGAAAAAATGTAA
- the ald gene encoding alanine dehydrogenase: MQIAVIKEQKEGEGRVAATPENVRKMVEAGNEVLVEKNAGIGAGFTNEEYVDAGGKLVSHEDGWKAELIIKVKEPDPEEYKYFSKGKIVWGFQHLASSKPTVEAMMKAGTTAIGGETIVKDGKLELLAPMSAIAGRRSVIMGAYYLEAQHQGEGILLPGIPGIDGGNVVIFGGGNAATNAATLALNMGCSVVIIELNDERIKLLQDKFAGKKLRVVKSNEENLAKEIKDADIFISTILIPGSRPPKLVKEYMVKSMKPGSVLVDVAIDQGGTVETIDHPTTIDDPIFVKDGIIHYAVPNQPGAVPRTATMALAKGNLSYLLEIADKGINEAIKTDESLASGVNLFEGKITNKGLADSLDLPYTKLSIDEETTN; the protein is encoded by the coding sequence ATGCAAATCGCTGTAATTAAGGAACAAAAAGAAGGAGAAGGTCGTGTAGCGGCAACTCCAGAAAATGTCCGTAAAATGGTTGAAGCTGGCAACGAGGTACTTGTTGAAAAAAATGCAGGTATTGGTGCAGGCTTTACAAACGAAGAGTATGTCGATGCTGGTGGTAAATTGGTTAGTCATGAAGATGGCTGGAAAGCCGAATTGATCATCAAGGTTAAGGAGCCCGATCCCGAAGAATATAAGTATTTCTCAAAGGGTAAAATCGTTTGGGGATTTCAACATTTAGCATCATCAAAGCCAACTGTTGAGGCAATGATGAAAGCAGGTACAACTGCAATTGGTGGAGAAACAATTGTTAAAGATGGAAAATTAGAACTGTTAGCACCAATGAGTGCAATTGCTGGACGAAGATCAGTTATTATGGGTGCTTATTATCTTGAAGCACAACATCAAGGCGAGGGAATTCTTTTACCCGGCATTCCTGGAATCGATGGTGGCAACGTTGTAATCTTTGGTGGTGGGAATGCCGCTACAAATGCCGCTACATTAGCTTTGAACATGGGATGCTCAGTAGTAATTATTGAATTGAATGATGAAAGAATTAAACTTTTACAAGATAAATTTGCAGGTAAGAAGCTTAGAGTTGTTAAATCCAATGAAGAAAATCTAGCTAAAGAAATTAAAGATGCAGATATCTTTATTTCAACGATTTTAATTCCAGGTTCAAGACCACCTAAGTTGGTTAAGGAATACATGGTTAAATCAATGAAACCAGGAAGTGTTCTAGTCGATGTAGCTATTGATCAAGGTGGAACGGTTGAAACAATTGATCATCCAACGACTATCGACGATCCAATTTTTGTAAAAGATGGAATTATTCATTATGCAGTTCCTAATCAACCGGGAGCAGTGCCACGTACAGCAACAATGGCTTTGGCAAAGGGCAATTTAAGTTATTTACTGGAAATTGCTGATAAAGGTATTAATGAAGCCATTAAGACGGATGAGTCCTTAGCATCAGGAGTTAACCTTTTTGAAGGTAAGATAACTAATAAAGGATTGGCAGATTCACTTGATCTACCATATACAAAATTATCAATTGATGAAGAAACAACTAACTAA
- the infC gene encoding translation initiation factor IF-3 has product MARDLLINDQIRAKEVRLISEKGDQVGVKPRAEAQRLADAASMDLVLMSPGAKPPVARIMDYGKYKFDLQKKDREARKKQKTVSLKEVRLSPTIEENDFNTKLNNARKFLSKGDKVKVSLRFKGRAITHKEIGKEVLDRVAEATKDVATVITRPKMDGRSMFLMLDPINAKDNKKKK; this is encoded by the coding sequence ATAGCAAGAGATTTATTAATAAATGATCAAATACGTGCAAAAGAAGTTCGATTGATTTCTGAAAAGGGCGATCAAGTTGGTGTTAAGCCAAGGGCAGAAGCACAACGTTTAGCAGATGCCGCTAGTATGGACTTAGTTCTAATGTCACCTGGTGCTAAGCCACCAGTTGCCAGAATTATGGACTATGGTAAATACAAGTTTGATCTTCAAAAGAAAGATCGTGAAGCACGTAAAAAACAAAAAACCGTTAGTCTTAAGGAAGTACGTTTAAGTCCAACTATTGAAGAAAATGACTTCAATACTAAGCTTAATAATGCTCGCAAGTTCTTATCTAAGGGTGATAAGGTCAAAGTTTCTCTTCGCTTTAAGGGTAGAGCAATTACTCATAAAGAGATAGGTAAGGAAGTCTTAGACCGTGTCGCAGAAGCTACTAAGGATGTTGCAACAGTGATAACTAGGCCTAAAATGGACGGTCGTAGTATGTTCTTAATGCTTGATCCAATTAATGCAAAAGATAACAAAAAGAAGAAATAG
- a CDS encoding YqeG family HAD IIIA-type phosphatase encodes MFKPYIMLDKITDIEIGDLKQLGITTIMTDLDNTLLPWNSNRYDLSLRKWLNQMSKNDIEVMIVSNNSYERVEKAVEELPVSIVARAVKPLPFVIMNHIREEKINPANVLFVGDQVMTDVLAGNMAGLKTVLVKPLVKTDAKKTRVNRFFERPILKIMQKRDKNLYWKDSLNDRN; translated from the coding sequence ATGTTTAAACCATATATTATGCTTGATAAAATTACCGATATTGAGATTGGTGATCTTAAACAGTTAGGGATCACGACAATTATGACAGATCTTGATAATACGCTTTTACCATGGAATAGTAATAGATATGATTTGTCATTGAGAAAATGGCTCAATCAGATGTCTAAAAATGATATCGAAGTTATGATTGTTTCAAATAATAGTTACGAACGTGTGGAAAAAGCGGTCGAAGAGTTACCAGTCAGTATTGTAGCTCGAGCAGTTAAACCATTGCCATTTGTAATTATGAATCACATAAGAGAAGAAAAAATAAATCCAGCAAATGTTTTATTCGTTGGTGATCAAGTTATGACAGATGTCTTGGCGGGTAATATGGCTGGATTAAAGACAGTTTTAGTTAAACCGTTAGTAAAAACTGATGCTAAAAAGACGCGAGTCAATAGATTTTTTGAACGTCCTATTTTGAAAATAATGCAAAAACGTGATAAAAATTTATATTGGAAGGATTCATTAAATGACAGAAATTGA
- the tdcB gene encoding bifunctional threonine ammonia-lyase/L-serine ammonia-lyase TdcB, with product MLKGVGIDNIVDIHDIEEAKAIVGKYARKTPLVQSMFLSRNVVDGDVFLKLENMQLTGSFKFRGANNKINHLSQEELNRGVITASAGNHAQGVALTGHLLGIDTTVVMPDEAPQMKRDATRGYGAEVDIHGATFDDAHQWMFERAKREGKTIVDPFNDKYVIAGQGTIGLEILDDIWDVDTVIIPVGGGGLISGMATALKSFNPNIHIVGVQSENVHGMYASVKAGQITKHHEDFTLADGTDVAVPGDITFPIVSELVDEIVLVNEDEIAHAMKDLLQRTKVVAEGAGALPVAALESHKIDDRWLKNKKTVAMVSGGNVDLNRVSQIIDQFLKPVKADGGIG from the coding sequence ATGCTTAAAGGTGTAGGCATTGATAATATTGTTGATATTCATGATATTGAAGAAGCAAAGGCAATTGTTGGAAAATATGCTCGTAAAACTCCTCTAGTTCAATCCATGTTTTTGAGCCGTAATGTTGTTGATGGAGATGTTTTCTTAAAATTAGAAAATATGCAATTAACGGGGTCGTTCAAATTCAGAGGTGCCAATAATAAAATTAATCATTTATCGCAAGAAGAATTAAATCGAGGCGTTATTACAGCATCAGCTGGTAATCATGCTCAGGGTGTGGCTTTAACAGGACATTTATTAGGAATTGATACAACGGTTGTTATGCCTGATGAAGCTCCACAAATGAAACGTGACGCTACAAGAGGATATGGTGCTGAAGTAGACATTCATGGTGCAACTTTTGATGATGCACATCAGTGGATGTTCGAACGTGCAAAAAGGGAAGGAAAAACTATTGTTGATCCGTTCAACGATAAATACGTTATTGCTGGGCAAGGAACAATCGGTTTAGAAATTCTTGATGACATTTGGGATGTAGATACTGTTATTATTCCTGTTGGTGGTGGCGGTTTGATTTCTGGAATGGCTACTGCATTGAAATCATTCAATCCTAATATTCATATTGTTGGAGTTCAATCAGAAAATGTTCATGGGATGTATGCATCAGTTAAAGCTGGTCAAATAACTAAACATCATGAAGATTTCACATTGGCAGATGGAACAGATGTCGCTGTACCTGGAGATATCACATTCCCAATCGTTAGTGAATTGGTAGATGAAATCGTATTAGTAAATGAAGATGAAATTGCTCATGCTATGAAAGATCTATTACAAAGAACAAAGGTTGTAGCAGAAGGTGCTGGTGCACTTCCAGTAGCAGCTCTTGAATCACATAAAATTGATGACAGATGGCTCAAGAATAAAAAGACTGTTGCTATGGTATCTGGTGGTAATGTTGATCTTAATCGTGTTTCACAAATTATTGATCAATTCTTGAAGCCAGTTAAAGCCGACGGAGGCATTGGTTAA
- the thrS gene encoding threonine--tRNA ligase, with product MSKIKLTFPDNSVKEFDEGTTTLDVAKSISTSLGKKAVAGKLNDTLVDLERPIKQDAKIEIISGEDKDDALKVLRNTAALVFSAAAKKFKKDLHFGEKQANDDGFYVDTDNEDGQISVDELKEITALMNKIIKNNDKIERSMMDKKDLVEMFKDDPYKSSLIGAVESVQIPVYTIDGFVDFGYDAVLNNLKALKHFELLSVAGAYWQGKSSNPMLQRIYGTAFYKEDGLKADLKRRQEIKERDHRTIGRDLDLFFVDPEVGAGLPYWMPNGATIRRVIERYIIDKEVAWGYKHVYTPILMNLNAYKTSGHWAHYREDMFPPMDMGDGEMLELRPMNCPSHIQIYKHHNRSYRDLPLRIAELGMMHRYEKSGALSGLQRVREMTLNDGHTFVALDQIQEEFKRTLQLMVEVYKDFDINDYTFRLSYRDPANTEKYFDDDEMWNRSQSMLKAAMDDLGLKYYEAEGEAAFYGPKLDVQTKTALGNEETLSTIQLDFMQPEKFQLTYVGSDGEDHRPVMIHRGIVSTMERFIAYLIEIYKGAFPTWLAPTQVRIIPVNQKLHTDYANDVLSELRAKNIRAEIDDRDEKMGYKIRDAQTMKIPYTVVVGDEETRDATVSVRKYGEDDSSSENAKMFVSSVVADINNFSRKDVTDKSDDKD from the coding sequence ATGTCAAAAATCAAGTTAACATTCCCAGATAATTCTGTTAAGGAGTTTGACGAAGGCACAACTACTTTAGACGTTGCTAAGTCAATTAGTACTTCATTAGGTAAAAAAGCTGTTGCTGGTAAGCTTAATGATACTTTGGTTGATCTTGAACGTCCTATCAAACAAGATGCCAAGATTGAAATCATTTCTGGTGAAGACAAAGATGACGCTTTAAAAGTATTGAGAAATACTGCAGCATTAGTATTCAGTGCTGCTGCTAAGAAATTTAAGAAAGATCTTCACTTTGGTGAAAAACAAGCCAACGATGATGGATTCTATGTTGATACTGATAACGAAGATGGTCAAATCAGTGTCGATGAATTGAAAGAAATCACTGCCTTGATGAATAAGATTATCAAGAATAACGATAAGATTGAAAGATCTATGATGGATAAAAAGGATCTTGTTGAAATGTTCAAAGACGATCCTTACAAGTCATCATTGATTGGTGCAGTTGAGTCAGTACAGATTCCTGTCTATACAATTGATGGTTTTGTTGACTTTGGTTACGATGCAGTTCTAAATAATCTTAAAGCTTTGAAACACTTTGAATTGCTTTCTGTTGCTGGTGCTTATTGGCAAGGTAAGTCAAGTAATCCAATGTTACAAAGAATTTATGGTACAGCTTTCTACAAGGAAGATGGATTAAAGGCTGACTTGAAACGTCGTCAAGAAATTAAAGAACGTGACCACAGAACAATCGGTCGTGATCTTGATTTGTTCTTCGTTGATCCAGAGGTTGGTGCAGGTCTTCCATACTGGATGCCAAATGGTGCTACTATTCGTCGTGTTATTGAAAGATACATTATTGATAAGGAAGTTGCTTGGGGATACAAGCACGTTTATACACCAATTTTGATGAACTTGAATGCTTACAAGACTTCAGGTCACTGGGCACATTATCGTGAAGATATGTTCCCACCAATGGACATGGGTGATGGCGAAATGCTTGAACTTCGTCCAATGAATTGTCCTTCACATATCCAAATTTACAAGCATCATAATCGTTCATACCGTGATCTACCACTTCGTATTGCTGAACTTGGTATGATGCACAGATATGAAAAATCAGGTGCTTTGAGTGGTTTACAACGTGTTCGTGAAATGACTCTAAATGATGGTCACACATTCGTTGCCCTTGATCAAATTCAAGAAGAATTCAAACGTACTTTGCAATTGATGGTTGAAGTTTATAAAGACTTTGATATCAATGATTACACATTCCGTCTTAGCTACAGAGATCCAGCTAATACTGAAAAGTATTTCGATGATGATGAAATGTGGAACAGATCACAATCAATGCTTAAAGCCGCTATGGATGATCTGGGCTTGAAGTATTATGAAGCCGAAGGTGAAGCTGCATTTTATGGTCCAAAGCTTGATGTACAAACAAAGACAGCTCTTGGTAATGAAGAGACATTGTCAACAATTCAATTAGACTTCATGCAACCAGAGAAGTTCCAATTGACATACGTTGGTTCAGATGGTGAAGACCATAGACCAGTTATGATTCACCGTGGTATTGTTTCAACTATGGAAAGATTCATTGCTTACCTAATTGAAATTTACAAGGGTGCTTTCCCAACATGGTTGGCTCCTACACAAGTTCGAATTATTCCTGTTAACCAAAAATTACATACGGATTATGCTAACGACGTTCTTAGTGAATTACGTGCTAAGAATATCCGTGCTGAAATTGATGATCGTGATGAGAAGATGGGTTACAAGATCCGTGACGCTCAAACAATGAAGATTCCATATACAGTTGTTGTTGGTGATGAAGAGACAAGAGATGCAACAGTTTCAGTTAGAAAATATGGTGAAGATGATTCATCATCAGAAAATGCTAAGATGTTTGTAAGTTCTGTTGTTGCTGATATCAATAATTTCAGTCGTAAAGATGTTACTGATAAATCTGATGATAAAGATTAA
- a CDS encoding APC family permease → MGDQDAKLKKTIGFFPAFATVTGSVIGTGVFFKASAVTNYTGSTSLTMFVWLLGGFITICAGLTGAELAAAYPETGGLTKYIEHSYGGFWGFMAGWAQAIIYFPANVAAISIAFGTQFTHLFTLSNSWIVPVAILSALSVTSLNWISAKVGGRVTSISLVAKLIPLALIVLFGFMHKGPVELSLFPVVAGPHRNLITAMGNGLLATMFAYDGWIHVGNISGEMKNPRKDLPKAISLGIAVIMLVYVLVNAVFMYVLPINQIAGNLNAASDASTMIFGNMGSKLVTIGILISVYGGLNGYTMTSMRIPYIMGKEHKLPFGDVFAKLNKAGIPWAAGAIQLIIACLMMLTGEFDAITNMLIFVIWVFYVMAFIAVIKLRHTQPELKRPYKVPLYPIVPIIAILGGVFILVCTLLTEFVTTIIGISVTAIGVPIYFYLRNKWDLDGQKVDSDSRKVPKLEINPE, encoded by the coding sequence ATGGGCGATCAAGATGCCAAATTGAAAAAGACAATTGGTTTTTTCCCCGCTTTTGCTACTGTAACTGGGAGCGTAATTGGAACGGGAGTATTTTTTAAAGCGTCAGCTGTTACTAACTATACAGGATCAACTAGTTTAACTATGTTTGTCTGGCTATTGGGAGGATTCATTACTATTTGTGCCGGTTTGACAGGAGCCGAGTTAGCAGCTGCGTATCCTGAAACGGGTGGATTAACCAAGTATATTGAACATAGTTATGGCGGCTTTTGGGGATTCATGGCTGGCTGGGCACAAGCAATCATTTATTTTCCCGCCAATGTAGCAGCCATATCAATTGCTTTTGGTACACAATTCACGCATTTATTTACACTTTCTAATTCATGGATAGTTCCAGTAGCAATTTTGAGTGCTTTGTCAGTAACTTCACTTAATTGGATCAGTGCTAAAGTAGGAGGACGAGTTACATCTATTTCTTTAGTTGCAAAACTGATTCCATTAGCCTTGATTGTCTTGTTTGGTTTCATGCACAAAGGACCGGTAGAGTTATCATTATTTCCAGTTGTTGCAGGACCGCATCGTAATTTAATTACAGCAATGGGAAATGGATTATTAGCAACTATGTTTGCATATGATGGTTGGATTCATGTAGGAAATATTTCTGGAGAAATGAAGAATCCTCGTAAAGATTTGCCAAAAGCTATTTCTTTAGGAATTGCAGTTATCATGTTAGTTTATGTTTTAGTCAATGCAGTCTTCATGTATGTATTACCAATTAATCAAATTGCTGGTAATCTAAATGCTGCCTCAGATGCGTCCACAATGATTTTTGGTAATATGGGTAGTAAATTGGTTACAATTGGAATTTTGATTTCAGTTTATGGCGGTTTGAATGGTTATACAATGACAAGTATGCGTATTCCATATATTATGGGTAAAGAGCATAAATTACCATTTGGTGATGTCTTTGCCAAATTAAATAAAGCGGGAATTCCTTGGGCTGCTGGTGCAATTCAATTGATTATTGCTTGCTTAATGATGTTAACTGGTGAATTCGATGCCATTACTAATATGCTGATTTTCGTGATTTGGGTGTTTTACGTCATGGCTTTCATCGCAGTCATTAAGTTACGTCATACTCAGCCAGAGTTGAAGAGACCTTATAAAGTTCCGCTATATCCGATCGTTCCTATTATTGCCATTTTAGGAGGAGTATTCATCTTGGTATGTACTTTATTGACAGAGTTTGTTACCACGATTATTGGAATTAGTGTCACTGCTATAGGTGTTCCGATATACTTCTACTTGAGAAACAAATGGGATCTTGATGGACAAAAAGTGGATAGCGATTCAAGAAAAGTACCGAAATTAGAAATTAATCCTGAATAA
- the yqeH gene encoding ribosome biogenesis GTPase YqeH has protein sequence MTEIDDKLYCIGCGARLQTEDKTKPGYVQESTLKKYSEDDSKELLCKRCFRLRNYNEITDVDVSDDDFLKLLDSISEKDALVVNVVDIFDYEGSVIPGLQRFVGDKKILVVGNKVDLLPSSVNQNRLLNWLQQKSKENGIKSTDQILVSAVKGTNIDELMAMIEKYRDGKDVYVVGTTNTGKSTLINRIISSNSDIKNLITTSRFPGTTLDRIDIPLDDGHNLIDTPGIIHSYQLAHFLNAKDLKTVTPKKPLRPVTFQLRDGQTIFVAGLARFDFLDYKTNVTFYVNQGLPIHRTKTINADDFYERHLGDILAPPTEIEDFPKMKQQIFSAHEKSDIVIYGLGWVTIPAGSKVKAYVPAGVHVSIRDAII, from the coding sequence ATGACAGAAATTGATGATAAGTTGTACTGTATAGGTTGTGGTGCTAGACTCCAAACCGAAGATAAGACTAAGCCTGGATATGTTCAAGAATCTACTTTGAAGAAATACTCTGAGGATGATTCAAAAGAATTATTATGCAAGCGCTGTTTTAGATTGCGGAATTATAATGAAATTACCGATGTTGATGTTTCAGATGATGATTTCTTGAAATTGTTGGATTCCATTTCTGAAAAAGACGCTTTAGTCGTAAACGTTGTTGATATCTTTGACTATGAAGGTAGTGTTATTCCTGGATTGCAACGTTTTGTTGGCGATAAGAAGATACTTGTCGTGGGTAATAAGGTTGACTTGTTGCCTAGTTCAGTTAACCAAAATCGACTTTTGAATTGGTTGCAACAAAAGAGTAAGGAAAATGGCATTAAATCGACCGATCAAATCTTAGTTTCGGCAGTCAAGGGAACCAATATTGATGAATTAATGGCTATGATTGAAAAATATCGAGATGGCAAGGATGTTTATGTCGTCGGGACTACTAATACAGGCAAGTCTACCTTAATTAATCGTATTATCAGTTCTAATTCAGACATTAAGAACTTGATTACAACTTCCAGATTTCCTGGAACAACACTTGATCGAATTGATATTCCACTAGATGATGGACATAATTTGATTGATACACCGGGAATTATTCACAGCTATCAATTAGCTCATTTTTTGAATGCCAAGGATTTAAAAACAGTTACGCCTAAGAAGCCTTTACGTCCAGTTACTTTCCAATTACGTGATGGACAAACCATCTTTGTGGCTGGTTTAGCTAGATTTGATTTTCTAGATTATAAAACCAATGTTACTTTCTACGTTAACCAAGGTTTGCCAATTCACAGAACAAAGACTATTAATGCCGATGATTTTTACGAAAGACATTTAGGAGATATTTTGGCTCCACCAACTGAGATTGAAGATTTTCCTAAAATGAAACAACAAATCTTTTCGGCTCATGAAAAGTCGGATATTGTTATCTATGGTTTGGGCTGGGTTACAATTCCCGCTGGCAGTAAAGTTAAAGCGTACGTACCCGCTGGGGTTCATGTCTCAATCAGAGATGCAATTATTTAA
- the rplT gene encoding 50S ribosomal protein L20, which yields MPRVKGGTVTRKRRKKVLKLAKGYRGSKHITFKAAHTQIMVSYRYAFRDRRQVKRDFRKLWIARINAAARMNEISYSKLMHGLKLANVDINRKMLAQVAIEDPKAFTSLVDTAKKALA from the coding sequence ATGCCACGTGTAAAAGGTGGAACAGTAACTCGCAAACGTCGTAAGAAAGTTTTAAAATTAGCTAAAGGATATCGTGGTTCAAAACATATCACTTTTAAAGCAGCACATACACAAATCATGGTTTCATACCGTTATGCATTCCGTGATCGTCGTCAAGTAAAACGTGATTTCAGAAAACTCTGGATCGCAAGAATCAATGCTGCTGCAAGAATGAACGAAATCAGTTACAGCAAATTAATGCATGGTTTGAAATTAGCTAATGTCGACATTAATCGTAAGATGTTGGCTCAAGTTGCTATTGAAGATCCAAAGGCATTTACAAGTTTAGTAGACACAGCTAAAAAAGCTTTGGCTTAA